A genomic segment from Aegilops tauschii subsp. strangulata cultivar AL8/78 chromosome 1, Aet v6.0, whole genome shotgun sequence encodes:
- the LOC109742011 gene encoding uncharacterized protein, protein MLAMASSTGVVADSSPNAVALSVWDAQQLQVMSLTNPVNPLLLASACVGSSAALDFLFRREDNQEAPMVMPTRDFLGLLVGNTPGTGGRRVAVPQASGSVEDGDDQPSFPSASRLLTGVAADGGTALHVVASHGDDAEFLKCATIISKRDQGLMFAVNKKGDTPLHCAARAGKSKMVSCLVKLAERCNRLREFLRKENVLMETALHDGVRAGRNDIVELLLGADPDLANYPEQATSPLYLAILMRRDDTAQALHDKSNGNLSYSGPNGQNALHAATFQGSGINFLS, encoded by the coding sequence ATGTTGGCAATGGCATCGAGCACCGGCGTTGTAGCTGATAGCTCGCCAAATGCTGTGGCGCTGAGCGTTTGGGATGCCCAGCAGCTGCAGGTGATGTCGCTCACAAATCCCGTAAATCCGCTGCTGCTCGCATCGGCATGTGTCGGCTCTTCGGCTGCGCTGGATTTTCTTTTCAGAAGGGAAGACAACCAAGAGGCACCAATGGTGATGCCTACTCGAGACTTTCTTGGCTTGCTAGTGGGAAACACCCCCGGCACCGGCGGAAGAAGAGTGGCCGTGCCACAAGCTTCTGGCAGTGTGGAGGATGGCGACGATCAGCCATCATTCCCAAGCGCATCTCGGCTTCTCACGGGCGTCGCCGCTGATGGGGGCACAGCACTACATGTGGTTGCTAGCCATGGTGACGATGCAGAGTTCTTGAAGTGTGCTACCATCATCAGCAAGAGGGACCAAGGCCTCATGTTTGCAGTAAATAAAAAGGGCGACACGCCCTTGCATTGTGCCGCCAGAGCTGGTAAGTCCAAAATGGTCTCCTGTCTCGTTAAACTTGCTGAAAGATGCAACAGGTTGCGTGAGTTCTTGAGAAAGGAGAATGTGCTTATGGAGACGGCCTTGCATGACGGTGTCCGTGCTGGAAGGAATGATATTGTGGAGCTTCTGTTGGGGGCCGATCCTGATTTGGCTAATTATCCTGAACAAGCCACTTCACCATTGTACCTAGCAATTTTAATGAGAAGAGACGACACTGCACAAGCACTACATGATAAAAGCAATGGAAATCTTTCTTACTCCGGGCCAAATGGGCAAAATGCGCTACACGCCGCAACTTTTCAAGGCTCAGGTATTAATTTTCTTTCTTGA
- the LOC109741990 gene encoding general transcription and DNA repair factor IIH subunit TFB5, producing MVNAIKGLFISCDIPMAQFIVNMNASMPASEKFIVHILDPTHMFIQPNMGDYIKSKMAEFRDQNSYEKPT from the exons ATGGTTAATGCAATCAAGGGGCTGTTCATCTCCTG TGACATACCGATGGCGCAGTTCATTGTTAATATGAATGCGTCAATGCCCGCATCGGAGAAGTTCATCGTGCACATTCTTGACCCCACACACATGTTTATCCAGCCTAATATGGGAGATTACATCAAAAGTAAGATGGCGGAGTTCAGAGACCAGAACAGCTACGAGAAGCCAACGTGA